Proteins co-encoded in one Candidatus Thiodictyon syntrophicum genomic window:
- a CDS encoding C39 family peptidase, whose amino-acid sequence MITKAVLSIFTATLCLAAAPAPAQTPQPFRSLKEIRERGVVMQQWESSCAAAAVATVLTYGFNDPVSERLAAARMLELTAPAKVKARGGFSLLDLQHFVTGRGYRGSAYQHLGFDDLRVFHAPIVPINQHGYNHYVVFNGVTGDRVLLADPAFGNRTLSIAGFTAVWMEGMAFVVTRPPSP is encoded by the coding sequence ATGATCACCAAGGCCGTTCTGAGTATTTTCACCGCCACCCTGTGCCTGGCCGCGGCGCCGGCGCCGGCGCAGACACCGCAACCGTTTCGCAGCCTCAAGGAAATCCGAGAGCGCGGTGTCGTCATGCAGCAGTGGGAAAGCAGTTGTGCCGCGGCAGCGGTGGCCACGGTGCTCACCTACGGCTTCAACGATCCGGTCAGCGAGCGCCTCGCCGCCGCGCGCATGCTGGAGCTGACCGCCCCGGCCAAGGTCAAGGCGCGCGGCGGGTTCTCCTTGCTGGACTTGCAGCACTTCGTCACGGGTCGCGGTTATCGGGGCAGTGCCTACCAGCACCTCGGATTCGATGACCTGCGCGTCTTTCACGCCCCCATCGTGCCCATCAATCAGCACGGCTACAACCATTATGTGGTGTTCAACGGGGTCACGGGCGATCGGGTCTTACTCGCCGACCCGGCCTTTGGGAACCGCACCCTGTCCATCGCCGGCTTCACTGCCGTCTGGATGGAGGGAATGGCCTTTGTCGTTACCCGCCCGCCGTCTCCCTGA
- a CDS encoding response regulator, with the protein MNPSARILVVDDDPALRDLLCAYLTDTGFVVDLAGDGDAMRRAMQQAMPDAIVLDLMLPNEDGLVLTRALRTHSSVPILMLSARGEEIDRVVGLELGADDYLAKPFSPRELLARLRALLRRAQGPAPTPTPHPQGERFGPYRLDQGARRLLRGDQDLGLSGAEYDLLKVFIERPNRVLSRDLLLDLLKGYERDPYDRTVDIRVARLRRKIEPDPANPVYVRTLRGAGYLFNPRGAES; encoded by the coding sequence ATGAACCCCAGCGCCCGCATCCTGGTGGTAGACGATGATCCCGCACTGCGGGACCTCCTCTGCGCCTATCTCACCGACACCGGCTTCGTCGTCGACCTGGCCGGCGACGGGGACGCGATGCGCCGCGCCATGCAACAGGCCATGCCGGATGCCATCGTCCTGGACCTGATGCTGCCCAACGAAGACGGCCTGGTCCTCACCCGCGCGTTGCGGACGCACTCCAGCGTGCCGATCCTGATGCTGTCGGCCCGCGGCGAGGAGATCGACCGGGTGGTAGGCCTGGAACTCGGCGCCGACGACTACCTGGCCAAGCCCTTCAGCCCACGGGAGTTACTGGCCCGCCTGCGCGCCCTGCTGCGGCGAGCCCAAGGCCCGGCACCGACGCCGACACCGCACCCGCAGGGGGAGCGCTTCGGCCCCTACCGGCTCGACCAGGGGGCCCGTCGGCTGCTGCGCGGGGACCAGGACCTCGGCCTGTCCGGCGCCGAGTACGACCTGCTCAAGGTCTTCATCGAGCGGCCCAATCGGGTGCTGTCCCGGGACCTGCTCCTGGATCTCCTCAAGGGCTACGAGCGCGATCCCTATGACCGCACCGTGGACATCCGGGTAGCACGCCTGCGGCGCAAGATCGAGCCCGACCCTGCCAATCCGGTCTATGTCCGCACCCTGCGCGGCGCGGGCTATCTGTTCAATCCGCGCGGCGCCGAATCCTAG
- a CDS encoding HAMP domain-containing sensor histidine kinase: MSWNLTLRQQNALRLALVFVLFEVLTTLAVVFLLMQPLARRATSDLAGLMVLAAQTWAELPPETRPAFERELTASHGLTLAAAPPPGAVWTAWHGIYVRELEAQLTQRTGAPLDLASVAAGAEPWLWAGVPTAGRTLWLGFARSRVGPQPLAAALLTLSAALLLAGLAAWWLGHSTVAPLKRFDAAAAVLGRGATPELLPETGPRELACLARRFNQLARQVHDLLEARTTLLAGLSHDLRTPLARMRLALAMLQRRPDPTWIERLETDVEEMNRLVGDVLELARGLDGEAAVPVDLTAMLEALAGRAWEAGAEVTVQCPDLCLSAPPAALRRVLGNLLANAQRYAGAAPIELRAQLSDGACLIGIIDQGPGIPEDQLEAVFRPFHRVDASRSPVTGGTGLGLAIVRQLAQANGWQVWLENRRGGGLAAWVRVPTPIGEPMAQ; the protein is encoded by the coding sequence ATGTCCTGGAATCTGACGCTGCGCCAGCAGAACGCGCTGCGGCTCGCCCTGGTCTTCGTGTTGTTCGAGGTGCTGACGACGCTCGCCGTGGTCTTCCTGCTCATGCAGCCCCTGGCCCGGCGGGCGACCAGCGATCTGGCCGGCCTGATGGTGCTTGCCGCCCAGACCTGGGCCGAACTGCCGCCCGAGACCCGCCCGGCCTTCGAGCGGGAACTGACGGCGTCCCACGGGCTGACGCTGGCCGCCGCGCCGCCGCCGGGGGCGGTGTGGACGGCTTGGCACGGCATCTATGTGCGCGAACTGGAGGCGCAACTGACACAACGCACCGGGGCGCCCCTGGACTTGGCGAGCGTCGCCGCGGGGGCCGAGCCCTGGTTGTGGGCTGGGGTGCCGACGGCCGGCCGGACGCTATGGCTGGGCTTTGCGCGCAGCCGCGTCGGCCCCCAGCCGCTGGCCGCCGCCCTGCTGACCCTGTCGGCCGCCCTGCTCCTGGCTGGCCTTGCCGCCTGGTGGCTCGGTCACAGCACGGTGGCGCCGCTCAAGCGTTTTGACGCCGCCGCCGCCGTCCTCGGCCGCGGCGCGACCCCGGAGCTCCTGCCGGAGACGGGTCCACGCGAACTGGCGTGCCTGGCGCGCCGCTTCAACCAATTGGCCCGCCAGGTCCATGACCTGCTGGAGGCGCGGACCACCCTGCTGGCGGGCCTGTCCCACGACCTGCGCACCCCGCTGGCACGGATGCGCCTGGCGCTCGCGATGCTCCAGCGGCGCCCCGATCCGACCTGGATCGAGCGGCTGGAAACCGATGTGGAGGAGATGAACCGGCTGGTGGGGGACGTCCTGGAACTGGCCCGCGGCCTGGACGGCGAGGCCGCGGTACCGGTGGACCTGACCGCCATGCTGGAGGCCTTGGCCGGGCGCGCCTGGGAGGCCGGCGCCGAGGTCACAGTGCAGTGTCCGGACCTGTGCCTCAGCGCCCCGCCCGCGGCCTTGCGGCGGGTGCTCGGCAACCTCCTGGCCAACGCACAGCGCTATGCCGGCGCCGCACCGATCGAACTGCGCGCGCAATTGAGCGACGGCGCCTGCCTTATCGGCATCATCGACCAGGGTCCGGGCATCCCGGAGGACCAACTGGAGGCGGTCTTCCGGCCCTTCCACCGGGTCGACGCCTCCCGCAGCCCGGTCACTGGGGGCACCGGGCTGGGGCTGGCCATCGTGCGCCAGTTGGCCCAGGCCAACGGCTGGCAGGTCTGGTTGGAGAATCGCCGCGGCGGCGGCTTGGCAGCCTGGGTGAGGGTGCCGACACCCATTGGCGAGCCGATGGCGCAGTAA
- a CDS encoding TusE/DsrC/DsvC family sulfur relay protein, protein MSTAVLKVPVDGEGFLVDRDDWSEEIAAALARGDGFELTQQVRDFINEARAMYEQDGVVPPLRIFAKKQGVTTKDLYEIFKKGPMKLICKWGGLPKPTGCV, encoded by the coding sequence ATGTCAACGGCTGTGCTGAAGGTCCCTGTGGATGGTGAGGGCTTCCTGGTTGACCGCGACGACTGGAGCGAGGAGATTGCCGCGGCGCTTGCCCGCGGCGACGGCTTTGAACTGACCCAGCAGGTGCGCGACTTCATCAACGAGGCCCGTGCGATGTACGAACAAGACGGCGTGGTACCGCCGCTGCGCATCTTCGCCAAGAAGCAGGGTGTCACCACCAAGGACCTCTACGAGATCTTCAAGAAGGGACCCATGAAGCTCATCTGCAAATGGGGTGGTCTGCCCAAGCCGACCGGTTGTGTCTGA
- a CDS encoding hydrogenase maturation protease, producing MSALSESAGPQGTSGILLLGLGNLLLGDEGLGVHVLRRLVAGYHCEPPITLIDGGTAGLELLPLFRDHARILLIDALDSDRPPGTVSLIRDQDIRRALEVKLTLHHLGLAEVLALLALLDEMPAELVLIGVAPQRMALDLELSPAITAAIPVVIAAVQSVLAGWGVRLDPVAAPGQQVCRRANLTNPTNEDHSMNAIDNFSCLRRSPLSEGLTDDQLRALTGITCCRRLQDHEVLIEEGKIDNSLHVITEGALAVTRNLGKGDYTTIHVLRTGDMAGEMGFVTGRPHSATLRSLGCTQVCSFERAAFEDLVTDEPWMIYRVMQNIVQVGHGILRRMNAEYVELTKYITQSHGVY from the coding sequence GTGTCAGCACTGTCTGAATCGGCGGGACCGCAAGGCACCAGCGGTATCTTGCTGCTGGGATTGGGCAATCTGCTCTTGGGCGACGAGGGCCTGGGTGTCCATGTGCTGCGGCGGCTCGTCGCCGGATACCACTGCGAGCCGCCGATCACCCTGATCGATGGCGGCACGGCCGGTTTGGAATTGTTGCCGCTGTTTCGGGACCATGCCCGGATTCTGCTGATCGATGCCCTGGACAGCGACCGGCCGCCGGGCACGGTCAGCCTGATCCGCGATCAGGACATCCGGCGCGCCCTGGAGGTCAAACTCACCCTGCATCATCTGGGCCTCGCCGAGGTGTTGGCGCTGCTCGCTCTGCTCGATGAGATGCCCGCCGAACTGGTATTGATCGGCGTGGCGCCGCAACGCATGGCCCTGGACCTCGAACTGTCGCCCGCCATCACCGCGGCCATCCCCGTGGTCATCGCGGCCGTGCAATCGGTTCTGGCCGGGTGGGGGGTGCGCCTTGACCCGGTCGCCGCGCCAGGGCAGCAAGTGTGCCGGCGCGCAAACCTGACCAACCCAACCAACGAGGATCATTCGATGAACGCAATCGACAATTTCTCCTGTCTGCGCCGCTCCCCACTCAGTGAGGGCCTGACGGATGATCAACTGCGGGCCTTGACCGGCATTACCTGCTGCCGGCGCCTCCAGGACCACGAGGTCTTGATCGAAGAGGGCAAGATCGACAACAGTCTGCACGTCATTACCGAGGGGGCCCTGGCCGTGACCCGGAACCTGGGCAAGGGAGACTACACCACGATCCACGTCCTGCGCACGGGCGACATGGCCGGGGAGATGGGCTTCGTCACCGGTCGGCCGCACTCCGCGACCCTGCGATCCCTGGGTTGCACCCAGGTGTGCAGTTTCGAGCGCGCCGCGTTCGAGGACCTGGTGACCGACGAACCCTGGATGATCTATCGGGTGATGCAGAACATCGTTCAGGTAGGGCATGGTATCCTGCGCCGGATGAACGCCGAGTACGTGGAGCTCACCAAGTACATCACCCAGTCCCACGGCGTCTATTGA
- a CDS encoding nickel-dependent hydrogenase large subunit yields the protein MSTKRISIDPVTRIEGHLRIDCDIRDGKVVDAWSSGQMWRGIETILSGRDPRDAWLYTQRICGVCTTVHAICSVRAVENALGLEIPLNAQLLRNLIMAAHGIHDHIVHFYQLSALDWVDVVSALDADPQATATLAQGLSNWPNNSAAHFAEVQGRVRKFVAGGQLGIFAHGYWGHPAMKLPPAANLMAVAHYLEALDYQRRANQIVAILGGKTPHIQNLAVGGVANAINPDEQSALNMERLAYVRTLMDELGGFVREVYLPDVTAIAGLYAAWLPYGEGVTHYLSAPDFPRDAKGTDFGMPGGYIPNADLARFHPLTHFGDPYFEQNVKESIKHSWYQGDWTRSPYEEDTVPHYTDFNQEGAYSWVKSPSFAGLPAQVGPLANVLAMVAAGHEGTKRYLDLALARIAAVTGSAVPVTALHSTLGRHAARCVRTQVLYDMLLENYEALIANIAGGDYTSFNPPIFPKGEQMGFGFHEAPRGILSHWIVIENGKIKNYQAVVPSTWNAGPRNQDDARGPYEAALIGNPVLDEERPLEVLRTVHSFDPCLACAIHLHDNERQRVIRVSTV from the coding sequence GTGAGCACCAAACGCATTTCTATCGATCCGGTGACCCGTATCGAGGGACACCTGCGGATCGATTGTGACATCCGGGACGGCAAGGTCGTCGATGCCTGGTCCAGCGGTCAGATGTGGCGCGGGATCGAGACCATCCTGAGCGGGCGCGATCCCCGCGACGCCTGGCTCTATACGCAACGTATCTGCGGGGTCTGCACCACGGTCCATGCGATCTGCTCGGTGCGCGCCGTGGAAAACGCCCTGGGGCTGGAGATTCCACTCAACGCCCAGTTGCTTCGTAACCTGATCATGGCCGCCCATGGCATTCATGATCATATCGTGCATTTCTATCAACTCTCCGCGCTGGACTGGGTGGATGTCGTCTCCGCGCTGGACGCCGATCCACAGGCCACCGCAACGCTGGCGCAAGGTCTGTCGAACTGGCCCAACAACAGCGCCGCACACTTCGCCGAGGTCCAGGGGCGGGTCAGGAAATTCGTCGCCGGCGGGCAGCTCGGGATCTTCGCCCACGGCTATTGGGGACACCCGGCGATGAAGCTGCCGCCCGCGGCCAATCTGATGGCAGTCGCCCATTATCTGGAGGCGCTCGACTATCAGCGCCGGGCCAACCAGATCGTCGCCATCCTGGGCGGCAAGACCCCGCACATCCAGAACCTGGCGGTCGGCGGGGTCGCCAACGCGATCAACCCGGATGAGCAGTCCGCCTTGAACATGGAGCGGCTCGCCTATGTCCGAACGCTCATGGACGAGTTAGGCGGTTTCGTGCGGGAGGTGTATCTGCCCGATGTCACCGCCATCGCGGGGCTCTACGCGGCCTGGCTGCCCTATGGCGAGGGCGTCACCCATTATCTTTCCGCACCCGATTTTCCGCGCGATGCCAAGGGTACCGACTTCGGCATGCCGGGCGGCTATATCCCGAATGCCGATCTCGCCCGGTTTCACCCGCTCACCCACTTCGGCGACCCCTATTTCGAGCAGAATGTCAAGGAGAGCATCAAGCACAGTTGGTATCAGGGGGACTGGACCCGTTCGCCCTATGAGGAGGACACCGTTCCCCACTATACCGACTTCAACCAGGAAGGCGCCTATTCCTGGGTCAAGTCGCCCTCGTTCGCCGGCCTGCCGGCGCAGGTCGGCCCGCTCGCCAATGTCCTGGCGATGGTGGCCGCGGGCCATGAAGGCACCAAGCGCTATCTGGATCTGGCGCTTGCGCGCATCGCCGCCGTGACCGGCTCCGCGGTGCCGGTCACGGCGCTGCACTCGACCCTGGGCCGGCACGCGGCACGCTGCGTGCGCACCCAGGTGCTCTATGACATGCTGCTGGAAAACTACGAGGCCCTGATCGCCAACATCGCCGGCGGCGACTACACCAGTTTCAATCCGCCGATCTTTCCCAAGGGCGAACAGATGGGCTTCGGGTTCCACGAGGCCCCGCGCGGCATCCTGTCGCACTGGATCGTGATCGAGAACGGCAAGATCAAGAACTACCAGGCCGTGGTGCCCTCGACCTGGAACGCCGGGCCGCGCAACCAGGACGACGCGCGCGGACCCTACGAGGCGGCCCTGATCGGCAATCCCGTCCTCGACGAGGAACGCCCGTTGGAGGTGTTGCGCACCGTGCACTCGTTCGATCCCTGCCTGGCCTGCGCGATCCATTTGCACGATAACGAGCGGCAACGGGTGATCCGTGTCAGCACTGTCTGA
- the hybB gene encoding Ni/Fe-hydrogenase cytochrome b subunit, which translates to MTEVYRPVGGRLLTPQFYFMGTLALIAGYFLVRRFVFGIGDVANLSDGFPWGLWITYDVVVGTALACGGYAMAILVYVFHRCQFHPMIRAALLTSVFGYTLAGASIVVDVGRYWNLYNVFLPQYINLRSVMLEVALCVTTYTLVLWIEFSPTILEAMKANRLLRLMRHLLFLFIGVGILLPTMHQSSLGSLLIIAGYKVHPLWQSNLIPLLFLITAVAMGYGMVVFESLYAAVNLGRRLETAMLARIGAIIPWLLIVWLVLRIGDLGLAGKLGLLLQPGPEPILFAAETALFIYAGFILLDPHRRIRPSALFWSALAVVLGGALYRFNAFLIAYDPGPGWHYFPAVGEMMITLGFFAFGIMAYLFFVKKTPVLSAKP; encoded by the coding sequence ATGACTGAGGTCTATCGTCCCGTCGGCGGTCGGCTACTGACCCCGCAGTTCTATTTCATGGGGACCCTGGCACTGATCGCGGGTTACTTCCTGGTGCGCCGCTTCGTCTTTGGGATCGGCGACGTCGCCAATCTCAGTGACGGCTTCCCCTGGGGGCTGTGGATTACCTATGACGTGGTCGTCGGCACCGCCTTGGCGTGCGGCGGGTATGCGATGGCGATCCTGGTCTATGTCTTCCACCGCTGCCAATTCCATCCGATGATTCGGGCGGCACTCCTGACCAGTGTCTTCGGTTATACCCTGGCGGGGGCCTCGATCGTGGTGGATGTCGGGCGCTACTGGAATCTCTATAATGTCTTCCTGCCGCAATACATCAATCTCCGCTCGGTGATGCTGGAGGTGGCCCTGTGCGTGACCACCTATACCCTGGTGCTGTGGATCGAATTTTCACCCACGATCCTGGAGGCCATGAAGGCCAACCGCCTGCTGCGGCTGATGCGCCACCTGTTGTTCCTGTTCATCGGGGTCGGCATCCTGCTGCCGACCATGCACCAGTCGTCGCTGGGATCGCTGCTGATCATCGCCGGGTACAAGGTCCATCCCCTCTGGCAGAGCAATCTGATCCCGCTGCTGTTTCTGATCACGGCCGTGGCCATGGGTTATGGCATGGTGGTGTTCGAGTCGCTCTACGCCGCGGTCAATCTGGGGCGTCGGCTCGAAACCGCCATGCTCGCGCGCATCGGCGCGATCATCCCCTGGCTGCTGATCGTCTGGCTGGTGCTGCGGATCGGGGATCTCGGCCTCGCCGGCAAGCTCGGATTGCTGTTACAGCCCGGACCTGAGCCGATCCTGTTCGCGGCGGAAACGGCCCTGTTCATCTATGCTGGCTTCATCCTGCTCGACCCGCACCGACGCATCCGACCCAGCGCCCTCTTCTGGAGCGCTCTGGCGGTGGTACTGGGCGGTGCGCTCTATCGCTTCAATGCCTTCCTGATCGCCTATGATCCGGGTCCCGGTTGGCACTATTTTCCGGCGGTCGGCGAGATGATGATCACCCTGGGCTTTTTCGCTTTCGGGATCATGGCTTATCTGTTCTTCGTCAAGAAGACGCCGGTGTTGTCCGCGAAGCCTTAG